A genomic window from Cutibacterium acnes includes:
- the gndA gene encoding NADP-dependent phosphogluconate dehydrogenase — MSDTAPQTAEVGVIGMAVMGSNLARNMARKGFRVAIYNRTASRTDEVIAGHGNEGTFLPFHDLANFVASLERPRRVVMMVKAGCGTDAVIKEITPLLQPGDVLVDGGNAYFGDTRRREEEIRPTGIHYVGTGISGGEVGALEGPSIMPGGSKESYEIIGPVLEKISAHVDGEPCCAWMGTDGAGHFVKMVHNGIEYADMQFIGEAHSLLRAAGLTNAEAADAFESWNHGDLNSYLVEITSRVLRAKDPRNPDTDLLDVIRDEAGMKGTGTWTVQTALELGVDVSTISEAVFARSVSSAVPLRTVGQHVLAGPEHTITVEDRQTFLTDVRDALWSAKVVAYAQGLDEIRTAAAEYNWEVDMGQIASIWRDGCIIRARLLQRIRDEYAAGDLVSLLEAPSVKAELARCQQAWRRVVACAVEAGVPVPGFSSALGYYDQVRAPRLNAALTQGLRDLFGAHTYRRVDDEGSWHLNWSGDGREVRAN, encoded by the coding sequence ATGAGTGACACTGCGCCACAGACCGCCGAGGTCGGCGTCATCGGAATGGCCGTCATGGGCTCTAATCTGGCCCGAAATATGGCCCGTAAGGGCTTCCGTGTCGCCATCTATAACCGCACCGCATCACGTACCGACGAGGTGATAGCCGGGCATGGCAACGAAGGGACGTTCCTGCCCTTCCATGACCTGGCCAATTTCGTAGCCAGCCTCGAGCGCCCGCGTCGCGTCGTCATGATGGTTAAGGCGGGGTGCGGCACCGATGCCGTCATTAAAGAGATCACCCCTCTCCTCCAACCTGGTGATGTCCTCGTCGACGGTGGTAATGCTTATTTTGGTGATACCCGCCGCCGTGAGGAGGAAATACGTCCCACCGGCATTCACTATGTTGGTACTGGCATCTCCGGTGGGGAAGTCGGGGCCCTTGAGGGTCCATCAATTATGCCTGGCGGGTCTAAGGAATCTTACGAAATCATCGGACCGGTCTTAGAAAAAATCTCCGCCCACGTCGACGGTGAACCCTGCTGCGCATGGATGGGTACTGACGGCGCCGGACACTTCGTCAAGATGGTCCATAATGGCATCGAGTACGCCGATATGCAGTTCATTGGCGAGGCGCACTCCCTTTTGCGTGCCGCCGGTTTGACCAATGCTGAGGCCGCCGATGCCTTCGAGTCGTGGAACCATGGCGACCTCAATTCCTACCTCGTCGAAATCACTTCTCGGGTACTGCGTGCCAAGGATCCTCGTAACCCCGACACAGACCTCCTCGACGTCATCCGCGACGAGGCGGGAATGAAGGGAACGGGCACCTGGACCGTCCAGACTGCTCTCGAGCTTGGAGTGGATGTCTCCACTATCAGCGAGGCGGTCTTCGCCCGATCCGTTTCCAGCGCCGTGCCGCTGCGCACGGTCGGTCAGCATGTCCTTGCGGGGCCGGAGCACACCATCACTGTTGAGGACCGGCAAACCTTCCTTACCGATGTTCGTGATGCCCTATGGTCGGCGAAGGTGGTGGCCTACGCACAAGGTCTCGACGAGATTCGTACGGCGGCCGCCGAGTACAACTGGGAGGTCGATATGGGCCAAATCGCGTCAATCTGGCGCGATGGCTGCATCATTCGCGCGCGTCTGCTCCAACGCATCAGGGATGAATACGCCGCCGGTGACCTCGTATCCCTCCTTGAGGCCCCGTCCGTGAAGGCCGAGCTCGCACGCTGCCAGCAAGCGTGGCGCCGGGTCGTCGCCTGTGCTGTCGAGGCCGGTGTTCCAGTTCCGGGATTCTCTTCAGCCCTGGGCTACTACGACCAAGTCCGAGCCCCTCGTCTTAACGCCGCTCTCACCCAGGGTCTGCGCGACCTTTTCGGTGCCCACACGTACCGGCGCGTTGACGACGAAGGTT